The Acidobacteriota bacterium genome contains the following window.
CCGCTTGCGAGGCATTTTGAAAAGGTCGTGGCGGTCGAGGAACATCCAATTTCGGTCGGCTTTGCGAAAAAGAACATAAAGCACCCCCGCTTGACGAACATCGAGATGGTCCAGTCGGCTGTCGGCAGGTACTTGAACGGAAATCAGGGCCGCGACATCGATCTCGTCCTGATCGATCCGCCGCGAAGCGGAACCGAAAAACAGACGATACCGCTGATCGTCAAGCTCAAGCCGAGAGAGATATCATACGTTTCCTGCGAGCCATCGATTCTTGCCCGCGATCTGCGAATGATGCTCGACGGCGGCTATCGTATCGAAAAAATGACCGCGATCGACCTTTTTCCTCAAACTCACCACATCGAGGCGGTTGTCCGTCTTGTCCGCTCGTAAATGTATGGGTTTGCTTGAAGATCTGACGTCCAGGGATCCTAAACGCATCCGGGAAGCTTCGTGTGCGGTGAGGAAGCTACGCGATCGATCCGAACTGGCGCATCTGGTCCAGGATCTGGATCGAATAAAGAAGTTAACGAAAGGTGTAAAGCTGGGTGGAATGCTGAGGCCGAACTCGAGCCATCTAGATTTCGCAATAAGAAAGCTCGAACTTGCCGGAAGTTCCGAAGATTGTTTCTGCTCACTTTACCCTCTTGACGACATGTTCGATCCGACGGGCGAGGAAAAGGACGGGAATATCAAGATAATCGCGACCGTTCTAGCAGAAGGTAATTGGGTCGATCATTACGATTGTGTTTGCTCGCTATGCGGTGCGAGGTTTCGGGTCGAAGAGCGTGAATATCATTACACCTGGTGGTCGTGGCAGAGAGAGCCGTGAGATAAAATAAAACTTTCCCGGCCGCGTTTCGTTTATCTCAATGAGATAATGATTTGTTGAAAAGAAAAACTGTGGTCTAAAATTCAAATATGCCAAAAAAGAATCCTGAATCAGAAAGCTCAGATCTGGCCAAAATTCACTCGGTACGCTGTCGTTATTGCGGCCAGAAGAATAATGTAAAAGAAGATTATCAAAACAACGCCGCCAATTGCGGCAAATGTAAGCTGCCGCTCTCGAACGGCCCGCACAAGAAATTTTCCGATCTGCATAAGAACGATTACGTTCACCCGCTCGACAAAAAAGCTCTCGCCGCATTGAAAGCGATCCCGGGAGTTGATTCGGTCCTCAAGAAGCTGCTCGCATGGACCGGCGAATCGGCGATCCGCGTCTCGTTCATGGCGAGTGCGATCAAGGTCACTCCGACGCAGTGCCCCGACCTTTACGCAAAACTCCAGATCGCGTGTACGACACTAGGCGTCGCGATGCCGGATATGTTCGTTCAGCAGAACCCGATGGTCAACGCCTTCACCGGCGGCGTCGAAAAGCCGATCATCGTCCTCCACTCGGCCCTGATCGAACGCCTTAACGACGAGGAAACGCTCGCGGTCATCGCTCATGAGGTCGGCCACATGCATGCCGAACACGTTCTCTATCTGACGGCGGCTCGTTTGATGGAGGTTCTCGCAAACATTTCGGTCGCGAGACTGGTGCCTGGCTCTGAGATCCTCAAACTGATCGTTTCGATGGGCATCTCCAGCGCCCTGCTCTCGTGGGCACGCCGTGCCGAGTTGAGCTGTGACCGAGCGGCCTTGCTCGTCGTCCAGGATCCTCACGTGATCGGACGAACGATGATGAAGCTCGCCGGCGGTACGTTTGCGTCGAAGATCGATTACGACTTGTTTCTCGAGCAAGGCCGTGAATTCAAGAAGAATTACGACGAAAAGGCTCTCGACCGTTTTTGGGCTGACACGATGAATGCCGGCTTATCGCATCCGTTTCCGATCTGGCGTGTTGCCGAGAT
Protein-coding sequences here:
- a CDS encoding M48 family metallopeptidase, whose translation is MPKKNPESESSDLAKIHSVRCRYCGQKNNVKEDYQNNAANCGKCKLPLSNGPHKKFSDLHKNDYVHPLDKKALAALKAIPGVDSVLKKLLAWTGESAIRVSFMASAIKVTPTQCPDLYAKLQIACTTLGVAMPDMFVQQNPMVNAFTGGVEKPIIVLHSALIERLNDEETLAVIAHEVGHMHAEHVLYLTAARLMEVLANISVARLVPGSEILKLIVSMGISSALLSWARRAELSCDRAALLVVQDPHVIGRTMMKLAGGTFASKIDYDLFLEQGREFKKNYDEKALDRFWADTMNAGLSHPFPIWRVAEILEWADSDEYNGLIAKK